A window of the bacterium genome harbors these coding sequences:
- a CDS encoding stage V sporulation protein S yields MDVLKVAAKSNPTAVAGALAGVVREKGTAELQAIGAAAINQAVKAIAIARGYVAPSGLDLVCVPAFADVQIDGQDRTAIKLIVSPR; encoded by the coding sequence ATGGACGTTCTCAAAGTCGCCGCTAAGTCGAATCCCACGGCCGTTGCAGGCGCGCTGGCAGGGGTCGTGCGCGAGAAGGGGACCGCAGAGTTGCAGGCGATCGGGGCGGCGGCCATCAACCAGGCGGTGAAGGCGATCGCCATTGCCCGCGGGTACGTGGCCCCCAGCGGGCTGGACTTGGTGTGCGTGCCCGCGTTCGCGGACGTGCAGATCGACGGTCAAGATCGGACGGCGATCAAGTTGATCGTCTCCCCGCGGTAG
- a CDS encoding PHP domain-containing protein: MRIDLHTHSTASDGLLPPARLVMAAREHGVTILALTDHDTTDGLAEAIAAGRTYGVEVIPGVEINTDVDAYEVHILGYFIDLADPAFQAFLRRMRDGRLRRAEEMVRKLAALGVTVEWARVQRIAAGAAVGRPHIARALVEAGRVDTPQEAFERYLGRNGPAYVARLKLAPEEAVEVIARHGGVPVLAHPGWEASGPVIDRVPKLVAHGLAGIEVYYPDHTPEMLAAYLAMVRRYGLVATGGTDFHGGAFATRVQLGSVPVPPEVVPALRARWAGRRPGVSARDARLS; the protein is encoded by the coding sequence CTGCGGATCGACCTGCACACCCACAGTACGGCATCGGACGGTCTCCTCCCCCCCGCCCGCCTCGTCATGGCCGCGCGCGAGCACGGGGTGACGATCCTGGCGCTGACCGATCACGACACCACCGATGGCTTGGCCGAGGCCATCGCCGCGGGCCGGACGTACGGGGTCGAGGTGATCCCGGGGGTCGAGATCAACACCGATGTCGACGCGTACGAGGTCCATATCCTGGGATACTTCATCGACCTCGCCGACCCCGCGTTCCAGGCGTTCCTGCGGCGGATGAGAGATGGGCGGTTGCGCCGGGCCGAGGAAATGGTGCGGAAGCTGGCCGCGCTCGGTGTGACGGTGGAGTGGGCGAGAGTCCAGAGGATCGCCGCCGGCGCCGCGGTGGGGCGCCCGCACATCGCCCGCGCGCTGGTCGAGGCAGGCCGGGTTGACACGCCCCAGGAGGCGTTCGAACGGTACCTTGGCCGGAACGGACCCGCGTATGTCGCACGGTTGAAGCTGGCGCCCGAAGAGGCGGTTGAGGTGATCGCGCGTCACGGGGGGGTCCCGGTGCTGGCCCACCCGGGCTGGGAGGCCAGTGGGCCGGTGATCGATCGGGTGCCGAAACTCGTCGCGCACGGCCTCGCGGGGATCGAGGTGTACTATCCCGACCACACCCCGGAGATGTTGGCGGCCTACCTGGCCATGGTCCGTCGGTATGGGCTGGTGGCGACGGGCGGCACCGATTTCCACGGGGGCGCGTTTGCCACCCGCGTTCAGCTGGGGAGCGTCCCGGTCCCTCCGGAGGTCGTTCCGGCCCTCCGAGCGCGCTGGGCCGGGCGGCGTCCCGGAGTTTCCGCCCGGGATGCGCGGCTGTCCTGA
- a CDS encoding TIGR00282 family metallophosphoesterase, whose amino-acid sequence MARPLIACGGAGIGMKLLFIGDIVGKPGRRVLAQMLPGLRRELGVDLAIANGENSAGGFGITRETFEEIVAAGVDVVTGGNHTWQAREVFSLLDSDLRLLRPANYPPGTPGRGAGVFPLSGGRRGPSVGVLNMQGRIFLDPLESPFRVGQEQAERLRQETPVIVVDFHAEATSEKIALAWHLDGQVSAVLGTHTHVQTADERILPSGTGFITDVGMTGPRDSVIGMGREEVLQRFLTLLPARFDVAKGPAQLNAVVLEVDDQTGRTTHIQRVYRAEG is encoded by the coding sequence ATGGCCCGTCCCCTCATTGCGTGTGGAGGAGCGGGGATCGGGATGAAGCTCTTGTTCATCGGCGATATCGTGGGCAAACCCGGGCGGCGAGTGCTTGCTCAGATGCTCCCCGGCTTGCGCCGCGAGTTGGGCGTCGACCTGGCGATTGCCAACGGGGAAAATTCCGCCGGCGGATTCGGGATCACCCGCGAGACGTTCGAGGAGATCGTCGCCGCCGGGGTGGACGTGGTCACCGGGGGCAACCATACCTGGCAGGCGCGCGAAGTCTTCTCCCTGCTCGACAGCGACCTGCGGCTCTTGAGGCCGGCCAATTATCCTCCCGGAACGCCGGGGCGGGGGGCGGGGGTCTTCCCGCTCTCGGGGGGGCGCCGCGGGCCGTCGGTGGGCGTGCTCAATATGCAGGGCCGGATTTTCCTCGATCCCCTGGAGTCGCCCTTCCGGGTCGGGCAGGAGCAGGCGGAGCGGCTGCGGCAGGAAACGCCCGTGATCGTCGTCGATTTCCACGCCGAGGCCACCTCGGAGAAGATCGCCCTCGCCTGGCACCTCGACGGTCAAGTATCTGCGGTCCTCGGGACCCACACCCACGTCCAGACGGCCGACGAGCGGATTCTGCCGAGCGGGACGGGGTTCATCACCGATGTCGGCATGACGGGGCCGCGGGACTCGGTCATCGGGATGGGTCGTGAGGAGGTTCTCCAGCGGTTCCTTACCCTGCTCCCCGCGCGGTTCGACGTTGCGAAGGGCCCCGCTCAGCTCAACGCGGTCGTCCTCGAGGTGGACGATCAGACCGGTCGCACCACGCACATCCAGCGCGTATACCGGGCGGAAGGATAG
- a CDS encoding L-seryl-tRNA(Sec) selenium transferase, whose protein sequence is MGATPLRQLPSVERILHRLEALGTLAAYPRALVVACTRDAVEQARATLLRGGPEPAAVSVDALLADVQARLVDRVAPSLAPAINATGIVIHTNLGRAPLCDAARQAVVAAAGVTVLEVDPATGERSS, encoded by the coding sequence ATGGGGGCCACCCCGCTCCGCCAGCTACCTTCGGTCGAGCGCATTCTCCATCGGCTCGAAGCGTTGGGGACGCTGGCCGCGTATCCCCGCGCGCTCGTCGTGGCGTGTACGCGGGACGCGGTCGAGCAGGCCCGCGCGACGTTGCTCCGGGGGGGCCCGGAACCTGCCGCGGTGAGCGTGGATGCGCTGCTCGCCGACGTGCAGGCGCGGCTTGTCGATCGGGTCGCGCCGAGCCTCGCGCCGGCGATCAACGCGACCGGCATCGTCATCCACACCAACCTCGGACGTGCCCCGCTGTGCGACGCCGCGCGCCAGGCCGTCGTCGCCGCGGCAGGGGTGACCGTGCTGGAGGTCGACCCGGCGACCGGCGAGCGGAGCTC